A stretch of Bradyrhizobium sp. AZCC 2262 DNA encodes these proteins:
- a CDS encoding ring-cleaving dioxygenase, translated as MQLGGIHHLTAVSAKPRDNLAFYTGLLGMRLVKKTVNQDDVSAYHLFYADGKANPGTDLTFFDFPAAPERRGTNSISRTGLRVAGEKTLGYWRDRLKQAGAAIRDIVEVDGRLTLPFEDGEGQRLVLIDDGGEGAASPWERSPVPAEHQIRGLGPIVLTVHELSRTAYVLTEVMNMRRVRDYVAHGAPIHVFAMGEGGGESSPAAELHVLEDKDSPVARQGAGGVHHVAFRTPDEAQYHAWTQRLNELRVPNSGEIDRFYFRSLYFREPNGILFEIATDGPGFATDEPMETLGEKLALPPFLEPRRAAIEAGLKPIS; from the coding sequence ATGCAGCTAGGCGGAATTCATCATCTGACCGCGGTCTCGGCGAAACCCCGGGATAATCTGGCCTTCTACACCGGCCTGCTTGGCATGCGGCTGGTCAAGAAGACCGTCAACCAGGACGACGTCAGCGCCTATCACCTGTTCTACGCCGACGGCAAAGCCAATCCCGGCACCGATCTTACCTTCTTCGATTTCCCGGCAGCCCCCGAACGGCGCGGAACCAATTCGATCTCGCGCACCGGCCTGCGCGTTGCGGGCGAAAAGACCCTCGGCTACTGGCGGGATCGCCTGAAACAGGCCGGCGCCGCGATCCGGGATATCGTCGAGGTCGACGGCCGGCTGACGCTGCCGTTCGAGGACGGCGAGGGCCAGCGCCTGGTGCTGATCGACGATGGCGGCGAGGGCGCGGCCTCGCCATGGGAGCGCAGCCCGGTTCCGGCAGAGCACCAGATCCGCGGCCTCGGCCCGATCGTGCTGACCGTGCACGAGCTGTCGCGGACGGCGTACGTGCTGACCGAGGTCATGAACATGCGCCGCGTGCGCGACTATGTGGCTCACGGTGCGCCGATTCATGTGTTCGCAATGGGCGAGGGTGGGGGAGAGAGTAGCCCCGCCGCCGAACTGCACGTGCTCGAAGACAAGGATTCGCCCGTCGCGCGCCAAGGCGCCGGCGGCGTCCACCACGTCGCGTTCCGCACGCCGGACGAAGCGCAGTATCACGCCTGGACCCAGCGCCTGAACGAGCTCCGCGTCCCCAACAGCGGCGAGATCGACCGCTTCTATTTCCGCAGCCTCTATTTCCGCGAGCCCAATGGCATTTTGTTCGAGATCGCGACGGATGGACCAGGCTTTGCGACGGATGAGCCGATGGAGACGCTGGGTGAGAAACTGGCGCTGCCGCCGTTTCTGGAACCGCGAAGGGCTGCGATCGAGGCGGGACTGAAGCCAATTTCGTAG
- a CDS encoding crotonase/enoyl-CoA hydratase family protein has translation MTGHLIVSDEDATRVIKLRRPEKKNAFTQDMYRGMSDAIDKAQNNPDIRCIIITGGSGVFTAGNDLEDFLKESTTNTDVPRGASNAVKLLYSLAHNVKPIIAAVDGVAIGIGTTMLFHCDYVLASTTATFSTPFINLGLVPEGASSLLMPRTMGHQRAFAMLVMGRKFSAEEAREAGFVNVVVAPGHTEAEARKVAREICALPAEAVAISRKLLRLPPEDMTRRIDQEGHLFGERLHSKEAVAAFEAFFARKKG, from the coding sequence ATGACCGGGCACCTCATAGTATCCGACGAAGACGCGACGCGCGTGATCAAGCTGCGGCGGCCCGAGAAAAAGAACGCATTCACCCAGGACATGTATCGCGGGATGAGCGATGCGATCGACAAGGCGCAGAACAATCCAGATATTCGCTGCATCATCATCACAGGCGGCTCGGGCGTGTTCACCGCCGGCAACGATCTCGAGGATTTTCTCAAGGAGAGTACCACGAATACCGACGTGCCACGCGGCGCCTCCAACGCCGTAAAGCTGCTTTATTCGCTGGCGCATAACGTCAAGCCGATCATCGCCGCCGTCGACGGCGTCGCGATCGGCATCGGCACCACGATGCTGTTCCATTGCGACTATGTGCTGGCCAGCACGACCGCCACCTTTTCGACGCCGTTCATCAATCTCGGACTGGTGCCGGAGGGCGCCTCCAGCCTGTTGATGCCGCGCACCATGGGTCACCAGCGCGCCTTCGCCATGCTGGTGATGGGGCGCAAGTTTTCTGCCGAGGAGGCGCGCGAGGCCGGCTTCGTCAACGTGGTGGTGGCCCCCGGGCACACCGAAGCCGAGGCGCGCAAGGTGGCCCGCGAGATTTGCGCGCTGCCGGCCGAAGCCGTCGCGATCTCGCGCAAATTGCTCAGACTGCCGCCGGAGGACATGACGCGCCGGATCGACCAGGAAGGCCACCTGTTCGGCGAACGGTTGCACTCCAAGGAAGCAGTCGCCGCGTTCGAGGCGTTCTTTGCGCGGAAGAAGGGGTAG
- a CDS encoding bifunctional metallophosphatase/5'-nucleotidase — MRVLFRPVLAFAIMLAPAVSLAQTPAPVDLRILAINDFHGYLRAPPGGITITDPEDKTRKITVPAGGAEHMATLVGQLREGHKNTIFVAAGDLIGASPFLSAMFHDEPTIEALSMMGLNISSVGNHEFDEGKDELLRMQNGGCHPVDKCQGPHPFTGAKFRYLAASTFEKSSGKTVFPPYEIRSFDGIQVAFIGLTLKGTPGLVSPVGVAGLEFRDEAETVNALIPELKARGVEAIVVLIHEGGLPAGDYNECKGISGPIVDIVKKFDHAVDVVVSGHTHRAYVCEIDGRLVTSGDKYGTLVTAIDLKLDPVTRDVISAKADNSIVRSATLAKNAEQTALIESYDRLAAPIANRPAGSVTATLSRVPNNAGESPLGDIIADAQLAATSTKAKGAAVIAFTNPGGVRADVTRREDGAVTYADLFASQPFRNQLVTITLTGKQIKDMLEQQWLDPKRPRILQVSKGFGYTWDGSKPDGERVLAERMSLNGQPLDPAASYRVTVNNFLVVGGDGFSVLTQGTAALIGVYDSDALHAYFGANSPVSPTAADRIIRIN; from the coding sequence ATGAGAGTTCTTTTCCGTCCTGTCCTTGCGTTCGCGATCATGCTGGCGCCTGCCGTGTCGCTCGCCCAGACGCCCGCCCCCGTCGACCTGCGCATTCTCGCGATCAACGATTTTCACGGCTACCTGCGCGCGCCGCCGGGCGGCATTACGATCACTGACCCCGAGGACAAGACCAGGAAGATCACCGTCCCTGCCGGCGGCGCCGAACACATGGCGACGCTGGTGGGCCAGCTTCGCGAGGGACACAAGAATACGATCTTCGTCGCGGCCGGCGATCTGATCGGCGCCAGCCCATTCCTGTCGGCGATGTTCCATGATGAGCCGACGATCGAGGCGCTGTCGATGATGGGCTTGAATATTTCCTCGGTCGGCAATCACGAATTCGACGAGGGCAAGGACGAGCTGCTGCGGATGCAGAACGGCGGCTGCCACCCGGTCGATAAATGCCAGGGCCCGCATCCGTTTACGGGTGCGAAGTTTCGCTATCTCGCCGCCAGCACGTTCGAGAAGAGCAGCGGCAAGACCGTGTTTCCTCCTTACGAAATCCGCAGCTTCGACGGCATTCAGGTTGCCTTCATCGGCCTCACGCTGAAGGGTACGCCGGGCCTCGTCTCGCCGGTCGGCGTTGCCGGACTCGAATTCCGCGACGAAGCCGAAACGGTAAACGCGCTGATCCCGGAACTGAAGGCACGCGGCGTCGAGGCCATCGTCGTCCTGATCCATGAAGGCGGATTGCCGGCCGGCGACTACAATGAATGCAAGGGCATTTCGGGCCCGATCGTCGACATCGTCAAGAAGTTCGATCACGCGGTGGACGTCGTGGTCTCCGGCCACACCCATCGCGCTTATGTCTGCGAGATCGACGGGCGGCTCGTCACGTCAGGCGACAAATACGGCACGCTCGTCACCGCGATCGATCTCAAGCTCGATCCCGTCACGCGCGACGTCATCAGCGCCAAGGCAGACAACAGCATCGTTCGATCAGCGACGCTTGCGAAGAACGCCGAGCAAACCGCGCTGATCGAATCCTACGACAGGCTGGCTGCGCCGATCGCCAACCGTCCGGCGGGTTCGGTGACGGCTACGCTGTCGCGCGTGCCCAACAATGCCGGCGAAAGTCCGCTCGGCGACATCATCGCGGACGCGCAACTCGCCGCGACCAGCACGAAGGCGAAAGGCGCTGCGGTCATCGCCTTCACCAATCCCGGCGGCGTGCGCGCCGACGTAACACGCCGAGAGGACGGCGCGGTGACCTATGCCGACCTGTTCGCCAGCCAGCCGTTCCGCAATCAACTGGTGACGATCACGCTGACCGGAAAACAGATCAAGGACATGCTGGAGCAGCAATGGCTCGATCCGAAGCGGCCGCGGATCCTGCAGGTATCGAAAGGTTTTGGCTATACATGGGACGGGTCGAAGCCGGATGGCGAGCGCGTGCTGGCGGAACGGATGTCGCTGAACGGGCAACCGCTCGATCCCGCGGCGAGCTATCGCGTCACCGTCAACAATTTCCTCGTCGTCGGCGGCGACGGCTTTTCCGTGCTCACCCAGGGAACCGCAGCGCTTATCGGCGTCTATGATTCCGACGCGCTGCATGCCTATTTTGGAGCGAACAGCCCGGTCAGCCCGACCGCCGCCGATCGCATTATCAGGATCAACTAA
- a CDS encoding histone deacetylase family protein — MTLLLTHPACLDHVTPPGHPERPDRLRAVAEVLGEDRFKPLTRSEAPEGNLDSVTLCHGEHYIGELRHIAPQSGMIYIDGDTSMSPGTWEAVMRGVGGAVAATDAVMSGTHQNAFVAVRPPGHHAEVSKPMGFCFFDNVAIAARHAQRKYGIGRAAIVDFDVHHGNGTQDIFWHDPTVMYCSTHQMPLFPGTGASGERGEHDTIVNAPLASEDGSAKFRAAFENLILPQLQKFAPELVIISAGFDAHYRDPLASLNVKADDFNWVTRKLMDQAEASAGGRVVSVLEGGYDLQGLKESVAAHVTALMGA; from the coding sequence ATGACACTCCTTCTGACCCATCCCGCCTGTCTCGACCATGTGACGCCTCCGGGGCATCCGGAACGTCCCGACCGGCTGCGCGCGGTCGCCGAGGTGCTGGGAGAAGATCGCTTCAAGCCGCTCACGCGCAGCGAGGCGCCGGAAGGCAATCTGGATTCCGTCACGCTGTGCCATGGCGAGCATTATATCGGCGAGCTCCGGCATATCGCCCCGCAGAGCGGCATGATCTACATCGACGGCGACACCTCGATGTCGCCGGGCACCTGGGAAGCGGTGATGCGCGGCGTCGGCGGCGCGGTGGCGGCAACCGACGCGGTGATGTCCGGCACGCATCAGAATGCCTTCGTCGCGGTGCGCCCGCCCGGTCACCATGCCGAGGTCTCCAAGCCGATGGGCTTCTGCTTCTTCGACAATGTCGCCATTGCCGCCCGTCACGCCCAGCGCAAATACGGCATCGGCCGCGCGGCGATCGTCGATTTCGACGTTCATCACGGCAACGGCACGCAGGATATCTTCTGGCACGATCCGACAGTGATGTATTGCTCGACGCACCAGATGCCGTTGTTTCCCGGTACCGGCGCCAGCGGCGAGCGCGGCGAGCATGACACCATCGTCAATGCGCCGCTGGCTTCCGAGGACGGCAGCGCCAAGTTCCGTGCCGCGTTCGAAAACCTGATCCTGCCGCAGTTGCAGAAGTTCGCGCCGGAACTGGTCATCATCTCCGCCGGCTTCGACGCGCATTACCGCGATCCGCTGGCCTCGCTCAACGTGAAGGCGGATGATTTCAACTGGGTCACGCGCAAGCTGATGGACCAGGCCGAGGCAAGCGCAGGTGGCCGGGTTGTCTCGGTGCTGGAGGGCGGCTACGACCTGCAGGGGCTGAAAGAGTCGGTTGCGGCGCACGTCACCGCATTGATGGGCGCGTAA
- a CDS encoding exodeoxyribonuclease VII small subunit, translating to MAENTQADVKKLSFERAMEELESIVKRLEDGKVPLEESVAIYERGEALKRRCEELLRQAEARVDKITTDANGQVTGTEPLDVQ from the coding sequence ATGGCCGAAAATACGCAAGCGGACGTCAAAAAACTCTCCTTCGAGCGCGCGATGGAGGAGCTCGAATCGATCGTGAAGCGGCTCGAGGACGGCAAGGTGCCGCTGGAAGAATCGGTCGCGATCTATGAGCGCGGCGAGGCGCTGAAGCGCCGCTGCGAAGAACTTTTGCGGCAGGCCGAGGCCCGTGTGGACAAGATCACCACCGACGCCAACGGCCAGGTCACCGGGACCGAGCCGCTCGACGTGCAGTGA